The nucleotide sequence AAAAAGCAGGTACGAAAGTACTCTACCAACTCAGCGGACAGATAAAGATACCAGCAACATCCGCTCTTGTAATGTACAAATAAAATCAACAAGAATTATCGAAAAATTGTTGAAAAACCTCAAGTTCGTATGGTATAATATCCCCAAGAAAGGGGGTAGAAAATATGCCCAAAAGAATTCTTGTTGTTGAAGACGAGCCAAACATGAGACTCTTAGTAGCTGAAGAATTAATGGATGCCGGTTACGATGTCGATGAAGCCGAGAATGGGGAAGACGCATTAAGAAAATTCCAAGAAAGAGTATACGATTTAGTTACAATCGATATAGAGATGCCCGGTATGAATGGCTTAGAACTTGCTGGTAAACTCAGGGAAATAAGAAGAGAAGCAAAACTCGTGCTCTTAACAGCGTATTCTCACTACAAAAGTGACATGGCTTCATGGGCAGCCGATGCGTACGTTGTTAAATCTGCCGACTTGACTGAATTAAAAGAAGTAATAAGCCGTTTAATTAACATGTAATCGATGCCCACACCTGCGAAAAAAAGGGGTGGGCATCACCCCTTTTTTTCTATTCTTAATCTGGCAGTGAATACAATAGTGTATAATATACATAAGAAGCTTTAGGAGGTGTCTGAATTGGATTACAAAAATACGTTAAACCTGCCACAAACCAACTTTCAGATGAAGGCAAATCTTGTGAATAAGGAACCCGAGATGCTCAAATTCTGGGAAGAGAAAGAGATTTACAAAAAGACCCTTGAAACGCGCGAAGGCGCACCGACTTATTTACTCCACGACGGACCGCCATACGCAAACGGTGATATACACCTCGGTACAGCGATGAACAAAATCCTGAAAGAC is from Fervidobacterium gondwanense DSM 13020 and encodes:
- a CDS encoding response regulator — its product is MPKRILVVEDEPNMRLLVAEELMDAGYDVDEAENGEDALRKFQERVYDLVTIDIEMPGMNGLELAGKLREIRREAKLVLLTAYSHYKSDMASWAADAYVVKSADLTELKEVISRLINM